In one Thermaerobacter sp. PB12/4term genomic region, the following are encoded:
- the uvrC gene encoding excinuclease ABC subunit UvrC: MVPDRRQRGEPQPPSGGGAVATGELGPAGERGPAGGLGPAGQRGPAAEPVPSGRPVLPGDPVPARHPEPPGGTGGTGASLRQRAADLPEQPGVYLFKDAQGQVLYVGKARSLRQRVRSYFQSSRHLPARIQRMVERAAGLEFIVTRNEVEALVLENTLIKRYRPRYNVRLRDDKTYPYLKVHVHEDWPRVSIARQVQDDGARYFGPYTYSASLQEALRLIRRVFPYRSCSDHRLRRGGRPCLHYYIGRCLAPCAALCDRDRYDAMIRDLIAFLEGRSREVLERVEAEMQAAAARWEFERAAELRDQLRALHQVLERQQVASPRRAEEDAIGIARQGDRAHAQVFFVREGRIIGREQLSMTGVDGLDDGELLAAFLTQYYGRATFVPREILLPAELPPGEAEVIGRWLSQRRGVQVRLHRPQRGTRRRWVELAEHNARLLLAQAETDDQVRQDRARRALEELARYLDLDEPPRRIECYDISNFQGAQPVGSMVVMIRGEPAKAEYRRFRIRTVEAPNDFASMQEVLYRRLRRGLEAQGVPVEGDVPSTAGAGEGDLPASGAPAGETPAAPPLAPGQAGAGEAGAGQAGADRAGAGLSGTAVGGAGRTPAGDPGAAELRGFADLPDLILIDGGKGQLSAAQEVLDRLGLVDIPVFALAKRFELVYAPDRPDPIVIPRDSPALHLLQRIRDEAHRFALSYHRQLRQRAGLHSVLEELPGIGSRRRKALLEAFGSLEAIARASEDELAAVPGMNRAAARTVYRAFHRLPTPDTGPPGGDAGETATGGGGDPA, encoded by the coding sequence ATGGTGCCGGACAGGCGACAGCGCGGCGAACCCCAGCCCCCGTCGGGGGGTGGGGCGGTGGCCACCGGCGAGCTCGGGCCCGCGGGCGAGCGCGGGCCAGCGGGCGGGTTGGGGCCCGCCGGCCAGCGGGGTCCCGCGGCCGAACCGGTGCCCTCCGGCCGGCCCGTTCTCCCCGGGGACCCGGTGCCCGCCCGCCATCCGGAGCCGCCCGGCGGGACGGGGGGGACAGGAGCGTCCCTCCGCCAGCGGGCTGCGGACCTGCCCGAGCAGCCCGGCGTGTACCTGTTCAAGGACGCCCAGGGCCAGGTGCTCTACGTGGGCAAGGCGCGCTCCCTGCGCCAGCGGGTCCGGTCGTATTTCCAGTCCTCCCGCCACCTGCCGGCCCGCATCCAGCGCATGGTGGAGCGGGCGGCCGGCCTGGAGTTCATCGTGACCCGCAACGAGGTCGAGGCGCTGGTTCTGGAAAACACCCTGATCAAGCGGTACCGGCCGCGCTACAACGTCCGGCTGCGGGACGACAAGACCTATCCCTACCTGAAGGTCCACGTCCATGAGGACTGGCCCCGGGTCAGCATCGCACGGCAGGTGCAGGACGATGGCGCCCGCTACTTCGGGCCCTACACCTACTCCGCGTCGCTGCAGGAAGCCCTGCGGCTGATCCGCCGGGTCTTCCCCTACCGCAGCTGCTCCGATCACCGGCTGCGGCGGGGCGGCCGGCCGTGCCTGCACTACTACATCGGCCGCTGCCTGGCTCCGTGTGCCGCCCTGTGCGACCGGGACCGGTACGACGCCATGATCCGCGACCTCATCGCCTTCCTGGAGGGCCGGTCGCGGGAGGTCCTGGAACGGGTGGAGGCGGAGATGCAGGCCGCCGCCGCCCGCTGGGAGTTCGAGCGGGCCGCCGAGCTGCGCGACCAGCTGCGGGCGCTGCACCAGGTCCTGGAGCGGCAGCAGGTGGCCAGCCCCCGCCGGGCGGAGGAAGATGCCATCGGCATCGCCCGCCAGGGCGACCGGGCCCACGCCCAGGTCTTCTTCGTGCGGGAAGGACGGATCATCGGTCGCGAGCAGCTGTCCATGACGGGCGTCGACGGCCTAGACGACGGGGAGCTGCTGGCGGCGTTCCTGACCCAGTACTACGGGCGGGCGACCTTCGTTCCGCGGGAGATCCTGCTGCCCGCCGAGCTGCCCCCGGGCGAGGCGGAGGTCATCGGCCGGTGGCTCAGCCAGCGCCGGGGTGTTCAGGTGCGCCTGCACCGGCCCCAGCGGGGCACCAGGCGCCGGTGGGTCGAACTGGCCGAGCACAACGCCCGCCTGCTGCTGGCCCAGGCGGAGACGGACGACCAGGTGCGCCAGGACCGGGCCCGGCGGGCCCTGGAGGAGCTGGCCCGATACCTGGACCTGGACGAGCCGCCGCGGCGCATCGAGTGCTACGACATCTCCAACTTCCAGGGTGCCCAGCCGGTCGGCTCCATGGTGGTGATGATCCGCGGCGAGCCGGCCAAGGCCGAATACCGCCGCTTCCGCATCCGCACGGTGGAAGCACCCAACGACTTCGCCAGCATGCAGGAGGTGCTCTACCGCCGCCTGCGGCGCGGCCTGGAGGCCCAGGGGGTGCCCGTGGAAGGCGACGTGCCCTCCACGGCCGGCGCCGGGGAAGGCGACCTGCCGGCCTCCGGGGCCCCGGCCGGGGAGACCCCCGCGGCACCGCCGCTTGCGCCCGGCCAGGCCGGCGCGGGTGAGGCAGGGGCGGGACAGGCCGGGGCCGACCGGGCCGGGGCGGGTCTCTCCGGGACCGCCGTCGGCGGAGCCGGCCGGACTCCCGCCGGCGATCCCGGCGCCGCGGAGCTGCGGGGCTTTGCCGACCTGCCGGACCTGATCCTGATCGACGGGGGCAAGGGGCAGCTGTCGGCCGCCCAGGAGGTCCTGGACCGCCTGGGGCTGGTGGACATTCCCGTCTTCGCCCTGGCCAAGCGGTTCGAGCTGGTTTACGCTCCGGACCGGCCGGATCCCATCGTGATCCCGCGGGACTCCCCCGCGCTGCACCTGCTGCAGCGGATCCGGGACGAGGCCCACCGCTTCGCCTTGAGCTACCACCGGCAGCTGCGCCAGCGGGCCGGGTTGCACTCGGTGCTGGAGGAACTGCCGGGCATCGGGTCCCGGCGGAGGAAGGCGCTGCTGGAGGCCTTCGGCTCCCTGGAGGCCATCGCCCGGGCAAGCGAGGACGAGCTGGCGGCCGTACCGGGGATGAACCGGGCGGCGGCCCGCACCGTTTACCGGGCCTTCCACCGCCTTCCCACACCGGACACCGGCCCGCCCGGCGGCGATGCCGGGGAAACAGCCACCGGCGGTGGTGGCGATCCCGCCTGA
- a CDS encoding thiamine pyrophosphate-binding protein: MDRFWEQGLISRLRPYEPALVVTAGEPLPAPLAAAAADGAARATGRPAVLVAGSGAELNGMLPALAVADADSVPLVVLVRGGTAADLEAGRERAGALPDTLRLTEPVTGWNTRVDRPEDLDLVLEAAFTDLARRRPRPLLIELAVEALPRLTAVPPSGTASGPAAARRWAGAPGPAVGEEPTGDPAAGLAGGLLAGLSGPGDGGGDPAGGRAGQTGADGAYGDPAGPGGRRDGTAGPETFVDRRWIDQVAAALVRGRQPAIIAGGGAAGAAESLRRLAETLGAPVFLTLAGRGLLPAEHPLAVEGLGAAPARRWLEEADVLLVVGTTLSPAEHGDLQLKGRVVHIDRDAERLGRNTPVWLALPGDAAPVLAALARRVEAEQARPGGPEVYLGATGPEQRRREVARLKDDLAAAPQMVPEAIAAWFAGLEPRLTAAEPGALSVVEANLLPVPGPRSLLVPVRLGQPGYAIPAAWGAVRATGRPARAITSPAGLLAAAAVLPWIASLGAGLEILVRLDAGDEGEEPGVPLDGRPGLPGGVTGLPGAGGGQGLGSAVAAFFRRAAGAFRLEWDEPGPRGAVPFARLRPAEPAGQGAGGF; this comes from the coding sequence ATGGACCGCTTCTGGGAACAAGGGCTCATCAGCCGCCTGCGCCCCTATGAGCCGGCTCTGGTGGTGACGGCCGGGGAGCCCCTGCCCGCCCCCCTGGCGGCCGCCGCCGCCGACGGTGCCGCCCGAGCCACGGGGCGGCCGGCGGTGCTGGTGGCCGGGTCGGGCGCGGAACTGAACGGGATGCTCCCGGCCCTGGCCGTAGCCGACGCCGATTCCGTCCCCCTGGTGGTGCTGGTCCGGGGCGGCACCGCCGCTGACCTGGAGGCCGGCCGGGAGCGGGCGGGTGCCCTGCCTGACACCCTGCGCCTCACCGAGCCGGTCACCGGCTGGAACACCCGGGTGGACCGGCCGGAGGACCTGGACCTGGTGCTGGAGGCCGCCTTCACCGACCTCGCCCGGCGCCGCCCCCGCCCGCTGCTCATCGAGCTGGCCGTCGAGGCCTTGCCGCGCCTGACCGCCGTCCCCCCGTCGGGGACCGCTTCAGGACCGGCTGCCGCCCGGCGGTGGGCCGGCGCCCCGGGCCCCGCCGTTGGGGAGGAACCGACCGGAGACCCGGCCGCGGGTCTGGCCGGGGGCCTTCTTGCCGGCCTGTCCGGCCCGGGCGACGGTGGGGGCGATCCGGCCGGCGGCCGGGCCGGCCAGACTGGTGCGGACGGCGCGTACGGTGACCCGGCCGGACCCGGAGGGCGGCGGGACGGCACGGCCGGGCCCGAGACCTTCGTCGACCGCCGCTGGATCGACCAGGTGGCGGCAGCCCTGGTGCGGGGCCGGCAGCCGGCCATCATCGCCGGGGGCGGCGCTGCAGGGGCTGCCGAAAGCCTGCGGCGGCTGGCCGAAACCCTGGGTGCGCCCGTCTTCCTGACCCTGGCCGGCCGGGGGCTGCTCCCGGCGGAACACCCCCTGGCCGTCGAGGGACTGGGTGCCGCCCCCGCCCGGCGCTGGCTGGAGGAGGCCGACGTGCTGCTGGTGGTGGGCACCACCCTGTCCCCGGCCGAGCACGGCGACCTGCAGCTGAAGGGGCGGGTGGTGCACATCGACCGGGATGCCGAGCGGCTCGGCCGCAACACGCCCGTCTGGCTGGCCCTGCCGGGCGATGCCGCCCCTGTGCTGGCTGCTCTGGCCCGGCGGGTGGAAGCCGAGCAGGCCCGTCCGGGCGGGCCCGAGGTCTACCTGGGCGCCACCGGGCCCGAGCAGCGCCGCCGGGAGGTGGCCCGGCTCAAGGATGACCTGGCTGCCGCACCCCAGATGGTGCCGGAGGCTATAGCCGCCTGGTTCGCCGGCCTGGAACCGCGCCTGACGGCGGCCGAACCCGGGGCCCTTAGCGTGGTCGAAGCCAACCTGCTGCCGGTCCCCGGTCCCCGGTCCCTGCTGGTGCCGGTCCGCCTGGGCCAGCCCGGTTACGCCATCCCGGCCGCCTGGGGGGCCGTACGGGCCACCGGGCGCCCGGCCCGCGCCATCACCTCGCCGGCCGGCCTGCTGGCGGCGGCCGCGGTGCTGCCCTGGATCGCCTCCCTGGGCGCCGGCCTGGAGATCCTGGTCCGGCTGGACGCGGGGGATGAGGGCGAGGAACCGGGCGTGCCGCTGGACGGCCGGCCCGGCCTGCCGGGTGGGGTGACGGGGCTGCCAGGAGCCGGTGGCGGGCAGGGCCTGGGCTCCGCGGTGGCAGCGTTCTTCCGCCGGGCGGCCGGGGCATTCCGGCTGGAGTGGGACGAACCCGGCCCCCGCGGGGCCGTTCCCTTTGCCCGGCTGCGCCCCGCGGAGCCGGCCGGCCAGGGGGCGGGAGGTTTCTAG